The Coffea arabica cultivar ET-39 chromosome 8e, Coffea Arabica ET-39 HiFi, whole genome shotgun sequence genome window below encodes:
- the LOC113704088 gene encoding WAT1-related protein At4g19185-like isoform X2 — translation MVLKMAAVLPGVSAGPINNANNNEAWRAHLALALVQVFNGGYHVITKVALNVGINQIVFCVFRDLLGLCILAPVAYVREKRVRPPLNKRLLLSFFFLGLTGIFGNQLLFLIGLGYTNPTYAAAIQPAIPVFTFILAVMMGTETVNLLRTEGQAKVGGTIVCVSGAIVMAMFRGPVVFGSKESEFTVQNEISAKGQPEPVGWLMSSFLDYGIDHWHLGVLCLIGNCMCMAAFLAIQAPVLARYPASISVTAFSYAFGAFFMVVTAFFTTSESTDWHLTQSEIFAVCYAMIATSCNQRIKEIVMQQIFGISASLSISLRVFIFCLEWRAALE, via the exons ATGGTGTTGAAGATGGCAGCAGTATTACCAGGAGTTAGTGCTGGTCCTATTAATAACGCTAACAACAATGAAGCTTGGAGAGCCCATCTGGCATTGGCTTTGGTTCAGGTCTTCAATGGAGGGTACCATGTGATTACTAAAGTAGCTCTTAATGTGGGAATCAATCAGATCGTTTTCTGTGTGTTTAGAGACCTTCTTGGTCTCTGTATACTCGCCCCAGTCGCCTATGTTCGTGAAAA AAGAGTTAGACCTCCTTTGAACAAACGTTTACTACTGtcattctttttccttggaTTGACCGG GATTTTTGGGAATCAACTTTTGTTTCTTATTGGCCTTGGatacactaatccaacataTGCAGCAGCTATCCAGCCTGCTATTCCAGTCTTCACATTTATATTAGCTGTCATGATGGG TACAGAAACGGTGAATTTGCTTAGAACTGAAGGTCAAGCTAAGGTTGGTGGCACTATTGTTTGTGTTTCTGGTGCCATTGTAATGGCTATGTTCCGTGGCCCTGTTGTTTTTGGATCTAAGGAATCAGAGTTTACAGTACAAAATGAAATTAGTGCCAAAGGCCAACCAGAGCCTGTTGGTTGGCTGATGTCCAGTTTTTTGGACTATGGGATTGACCACTGGCATTTGGGTGTTCTGTGCTTGATTGGAAATTGTATGTGCATGGCAGCTTTCCTGGCCATTCAG GCTCCAGTTTTGGCAAGATATCCTGCAAGCATTTCAGTTACGGCATTTTCCTATGCATTTGGTGCTTTCTTCATGGTTGTAACAGCATTCTTTACAACAAGTGAATCAACGGATTGGCATTTGACGCAGTCTGAGATTTTTGCAGTATGCTATGCA ATGATAGCTACAAGTTGCAACCAAAGGATCAAGGAGATTGTAATGCAACAAATTTTTGGCATTTCAGCTTCTCTATCAATATCACTGAGGGTGTTCATTTTTTGCCTTGAATGGAGGGCGGCTTTAGAATGA
- the LOC140012642 gene encoding uncharacterized protein, with translation MTDQKASSLKTNSPFLFSTNDNPGNLITQTQFKGPNYEEWAKAMRISLRAKKKQGFIDGTIKEPNQNSDEIDDWWTVNSMIVSWIFNTIEPGLRSTISYKETARELWDDIQQRFSVRNGARVHQLKTEVANCKQNGDSIMAYYGRLKKLWDDLNDYDPMPTCSCNGCKCNFVTRLQQRQEEERVHQFLMGLDESSYSNVRSNIIASDPLPNLHKVYSQVTEQEQVQVMTRAAPNRSDPVSFAMKTVSPGPRNSGGGPKRQWSSLLSLPETGT, from the coding sequence ATGACAGATCAAAAAGCTTCAAGTTTGAAGACCAATTCGCCGTTCTTATTCAGCACGAATGACAACCCAGGGAATTTAATTACGCAGACACAATTCAAAGGACCAAACTATGAAGAATGGGCTAAGGCCATGAGGATTTCGTTGAGGGCAAAGAAGAAACAAGGTTTCATTGATGGCACCATTAAGGAGCCGAACCAGAACtcagatgaaattgatgattggtgGACAGTGAATTCCATGATTGTGTCATGGATCTTTAACACCATCGAACCAGGCTTGCGTTCCACGATTTCATACAAGGAAACGGCAAGGGAATTATGGGACGATATCCAGCAACGATTCTCTGTTCGTAATGGCGCGCGAGTTCATCAATTGAAAACGGAGGTTGCAAATTGCAAACAAAACGGGGATTCGATCATGGCTTATTATGGTCGACTCAAGAAGCTGTGGGATGATTTGAATGATTATGATCCTATGCCTACTTGTTCTTGTAATGGATGCAAGTGTAACTTCGTTACACGGCTTCAACAGCGTCAAGAGGAAGAGCGGGTGCATCAATTCCTCATGGGGCTTGATGAATCATCTTATAGTAATGTTCGTTCCAACATCATTGCTTCAGACCCTCTTCCAAACCTTCATAAGGTTTATTCTCAAGTTACGGAGCAAGAACAAGTGCAGGTAATGACGCGAGCAGCTCCCAATCGGTCTGATCCGGTGAGCTTTGCCATGAAAACAGTCAGCCCAGGCCCTCGGAATTCAGGGGGGGGACCAAAAAGACAATGGAGTAGTTTGCTCTCACTGCCAGAAACCGGGACATAG